The Pseudomonadota bacterium genome includes a region encoding these proteins:
- a CDS encoding Smr/MutS family protein translates to MAKLKLDLHDIYNRGNAIDHELERVIREAVDKRIREVEIIPGRGSGQLKKRVLKFLERPDIKQLYHRVDKDSKNPGRLFAYFRF, encoded by the coding sequence ATGGCCAAACTGAAACTCGACCTCCACGACATCTACAACCGCGGCAATGCCATTGATCACGAGCTTGAGCGCGTGATCCGTGAGGCGGTGGACAAGCGCATCCGGGAGGTCGAGATCATCCCCGGCCGTGGCTCGGGCCAACTCAAAAAGCGGGTGCTGAAGTTCCTGGAACGCCCGGACATCAAGCAGCTCTATCACCGCGTCGACAAGGACTCTAAGAATCCGGGGCGGTTGTTCGCGTATTTCCGGTTCTGA
- a CDS encoding HigA family addiction module antidote protein, which yields MNRITTHPGEMLHEEFMVPLGLSGRELARALNVPHNRISELVAGRRSMTADTALRLEKHFGMEARFWLNLQAAYDLSRARLEGDYKEVQPRDAA from the coding sequence ATGAACCGTATCACCACACATCCCGGAGAAATGCTGCACGAGGAGTTCATGGTGCCGCTCGGGCTGTCCGGGCGGGAATTGGCGCGCGCGTTGAATGTGCCTCACAACCGAATTTCCGAGCTTGTTGCCGGCCGACGTTCGATGACGGCCGATACCGCCTTGCGGCTGGAAAAGCACTTTGGCATGGAAGCCCGCTTCTGGCTCAACCTGCAGGCGGCCTACGACTTGTCCAGGGCCCGGCTGGAAGGTGATTACAAAGAGGTTCAGCCGCGCGACGCGGCTTGA
- a CDS encoding type II toxin-antitoxin system HipA family toxin — MTSDRKTPDSVFVWIWLPGETQPVVAGRITMDGGRYIFNYGASYLERDNAIPIYEPELPLGRGRIDPPPNMEMASCLRDGSPDAWGRRVIINRLVGPKAADGGADELNELTFLIESGSDRIGALDFQHSATEYVPRVSAQASYQELLEAADCVEKGLPLTPPLDQAIHHGTSIGGARPKSLIDADERKLIAKFSSSQDVYSVVKAEFMAMRLAARCGLDVAPVSIFETAGKDVLLIERFDRIRTDGEWQRRAMVSGLTILELSEMEARYASYEDFAERIRHTFTDPKETLRELYGRICFNVLCGNTDDHARNHAAFWDGRMLTLTPAYDICPQGRAGNEATQAMLIKGNNRMSSLATCLSVCADFHLSEDEAMALIEDQIDTIAQNWASLCDKAALSPVDAKLFAGRQFLNPYCVQGLGEKHKALKDRFEDARARIVDLSAADG; from the coding sequence ATGACTTCTGATCGCAAGACACCGGACAGCGTTTTTGTGTGGATCTGGCTGCCGGGCGAGACCCAGCCGGTCGTGGCCGGCCGCATCACGATGGATGGCGGCCGCTACATTTTCAATTACGGCGCCAGCTATCTTGAGCGCGACAACGCCATCCCGATCTACGAACCCGAGTTGCCACTCGGGCGCGGCCGGATCGATCCGCCTCCGAACATGGAGATGGCCAGTTGCCTGCGTGATGGCTCGCCGGATGCCTGGGGCCGCCGCGTCATCATCAATCGGCTCGTCGGGCCGAAGGCGGCCGATGGGGGCGCGGACGAACTGAACGAACTCACCTTCTTGATCGAGTCTGGCTCGGACAGGATCGGCGCACTCGATTTCCAGCACTCGGCCACCGAGTACGTGCCGCGGGTTTCGGCTCAGGCAAGCTACCAGGAGCTGCTCGAGGCAGCCGATTGCGTCGAGAAAGGCCTCCCTCTTACACCGCCACTCGACCAGGCGATCCATCACGGCACATCAATCGGGGGGGCACGACCGAAGTCCCTGATCGATGCTGACGAGCGCAAGCTAATCGCCAAGTTTTCATCGAGCCAGGACGTCTACAGCGTCGTGAAGGCCGAGTTCATGGCCATGCGGCTGGCAGCCCGGTGCGGGCTCGACGTCGCGCCCGTCTCGATCTTCGAGACGGCCGGCAAGGACGTTTTGCTCATCGAGCGCTTTGACAGGATCAGGACTGACGGCGAGTGGCAGCGCCGCGCCATGGTTTCGGGGCTGACCATTCTCGAACTCAGTGAGATGGAAGCGCGCTACGCGTCCTACGAAGACTTTGCCGAGCGGATCCGTCACACTTTCACCGATCCGAAAGAAACGCTCCGCGAGCTCTACGGGCGGATTTGCTTCAACGTGCTGTGCGGGAACACGGACGATCATGCGCGCAACCATGCCGCCTTCTGGGACGGCAGGATGCTGACGCTCACACCCGCCTACGATATCTGTCCGCAGGGACGCGCCGGCAACGAGGCGACGCAGGCGATGCTGATCAAGGGCAATAACCGCATGAGCTCGCTCGCCACGTGCCTGTCGGTATGCGCCGATTTTCATCTGAGCGAAGACGAGGCCATGGCGCTCATTGAAGATCAGATCGATACCATCGCGCAAAACTGGGCGTCACTCTGCGACAAGGCGGCGCTGAGCCCTGTCGACGCCAAACTCTTTGCCGGTCGACAGTTCCTGAACCCCTACTGTGTACAAGGCCTCGGCGAGAAGCACAAAGCACTCAAAGATCGTTTCGAAGATGCAAGAGCGCGCATTGTCGATCTGAGCGCGGCGGATGGATAA
- a CDS encoding Smr/MutS family protein — MAKLKLDLHDIYNRGTDIDRELERVIFEAVDKRIKEVEIIPGRGSGQLKKRVLKFLERPDIKPLYHRVDKDSKNPGRLFVYFRF; from the coding sequence ATGGCCAAGCTGAAACTCGACCTTCACGATATCTACAACCGCGGCACCGACATCGATCGAGAACTCGAGCGGGTGATCTTCGAGGCGGTGGACAAGCGCATCAAGGAGGTCGAGATCATCCCGGGCCGCGGCTCGGGGCAGCTCAAGAAGCGCGTGCTGAAATTCCTGGAGCGCCCCGACATCAAGCCGCTCTATCACCGCGTGGACAAGGACTCGAAGAATCCGGGGCGGTTGTTCGTGTACTTTCGGTTTTGA
- a CDS encoding helix-turn-helix domain-containing protein — MLGKLIRIGRMERGMTAQELADRAGISRTTLHNIERGAPGAEIGTVFEVASLAGVRLFEDDDTASLRIENARLDEKLTLLPKSVRTSRKEVDDDF, encoded by the coding sequence ATCCTGGGGAAGCTGATCCGGATCGGGCGGATGGAACGCGGCATGACGGCACAAGAGCTGGCCGACCGTGCCGGCATCAGCCGCACGACGCTCCATAACATCGAGCGGGGCGCCCCAGGAGCGGAGATCGGCACCGTGTTCGAGGTCGCATCACTCGCCGGTGTGCGCCTTTTTGAAGATGACGACACAGCGTCGCTTCGCATCGAGAACGCTCGCCTCGACGAAAAACTGACGCTGCTTCCGAAGAGTGTCCGCACTTCCCGCAAGGAGGTCGATGATGACTTCTGA
- a CDS encoding MBL fold metallo-hydrolase produces MTGIHTIDTHYLDRPELAAAYLIVDGDRAAFVDNNTNTAVPRLLAVLEEQGLRPEQVEYLIITHVHLDHAGGTSKLAKACPNATVLAHPRAAPHVIDPSKLVASASAVYGEDEFARLYGTIEPVAGDRVQVMEDEETLQFGDRELRFLHTRGHANHHFCIADGASGAIFAGDAFGLVYPALQGEGTFAFPSTSPTDFEPELARESIRRLVDEQPSCIYVTHFGAVTDIATAAGQLMRHLDFAESVRDDAEASDRPDEELEAWCRARLYDYFAGLLDGWSKLGRDAETWSLLKMDIDLNAQGIAFAANKRRRKTRAAGG; encoded by the coding sequence ATGACCGGCATCCACACCATCGACACCCATTACCTCGACCGCCCCGAGCTGGCCGCCGCCTACCTGATCGTCGACGGCGATCGCGCGGCCTTTGTCGACAACAACACCAACACGGCGGTGCCGCGGCTGCTGGCGGTACTCGAGGAACAGGGCTTGAGGCCCGAGCAGGTGGAATACCTGATCATCACGCACGTGCACCTCGATCACGCCGGCGGCACCTCGAAACTCGCCAAGGCCTGCCCGAACGCCACCGTGCTGGCCCACCCGCGCGCGGCACCGCACGTGATCGACCCCTCCAAGCTCGTCGCCAGCGCCTCGGCGGTCTACGGGGAAGACGAGTTCGCGCGCCTGTACGGCACGATCGAGCCGGTGGCCGGGGATCGCGTGCAGGTGATGGAGGACGAGGAGACCCTGCAATTCGGCGACCGCGAGCTGCGCTTTCTGCACACCCGCGGCCACGCCAATCATCATTTCTGCATTGCCGACGGCGCCTCGGGCGCGATCTTCGCCGGCGACGCCTTCGGGCTGGTCTACCCGGCGCTGCAGGGCGAGGGCACTTTCGCCTTTCCCTCGACCAGTCCCACGGATTTCGAACCCGAGCTGGCGCGCGAGTCGATCCGCCGGCTCGTCGACGAACAACCGAGCTGCATCTATGTCACGCACTTCGGGGCCGTGACCGACATCGCAACCGCCGCCGGCCAGCTCATGCGTCACCTCGATTTCGCCGAGAGCGTGCGCGATGACGCCGAGGCCAGCGACCGGCCGGACGAGGAGCTGGAAGCCTGGTGCCGAGCACGCCTTTACGACTACTTCGCCGGCCTGCTTGACGGCTGGAGCAAGCTCGGCCGCGACGCCGAGACCTGGTCTCTTCTGAAAATGGACATCGACCTCAACGCCCAGGGCATCGCGTTCGCCGCGAACAAGCGCCGGCGCAAGACGCGAGCGGCCGGGGGGTGA
- a CDS encoding SDR family oxidoreductase, translated as MADRADAESFESTGKMAKAHPVDNTNREDAAMSGATTVLVTGAGGFLGGAIVERLLAAGLRVVACSHGQQHWPAHPALSVRPIALEHMTEPSEWQPLLAEIDAVVNCAGILRENRSGEFEQIHHRAPLALARACIEATVAPFVQISALGHPADGEFIASKLRFDETLAALPLACWILRPSVVISLRGSYGGTSALRAAAALPGLLLVPGDGNQRLQPLLLEDLAECVCQAVERPSGHDRPLPIAGEAVVTVRELLQLMRGWLRISRARFELRLPVALVSGLAGISDRLRLHPIGRTTWRMLQRGNVAETAAAGAVKQTLGVTLRSVPEVFRTSTSFVQDRWHARLKNLAPLAWLSLVLIWLLSGLTGLLAGPDQYQPVLSEIGLPEFAHASAAKATGALNLVLGLALALRWRPRLVLWLMLICVLAYTGVLGIGLPKLWLELLGGLIKNAAVLVVILFSLATCNER; from the coding sequence ATGGCTGATCGGGCTGACGCGGAATCTTTCGAGTCGACCGGGAAAATGGCCAAGGCGCATCCTGTCGACAACACGAATCGGGAAGACGCGGCCATGTCTGGTGCCACAACAGTACTGGTCACCGGGGCCGGCGGCTTTCTCGGCGGCGCCATCGTCGAGCGGCTTCTGGCAGCCGGGCTGCGCGTGGTGGCCTGTTCGCACGGCCAGCAGCACTGGCCCGCCCATCCCGCGCTGTCGGTACGTCCGATAGCGCTCGAGCACATGACCGAGCCCTCCGAGTGGCAGCCCTTGCTGGCTGAGATCGACGCCGTGGTCAATTGCGCGGGCATACTCCGGGAGAATCGAAGCGGCGAGTTCGAACAGATTCACCATCGCGCCCCGCTGGCGCTGGCTCGCGCCTGCATCGAAGCGACGGTTGCGCCCTTCGTTCAGATTTCCGCCCTTGGCCATCCGGCCGACGGCGAATTCATTGCCAGCAAGCTTCGCTTCGACGAGACCCTGGCCGCCCTGCCGCTTGCCTGCTGGATTCTTCGGCCTTCGGTCGTGATCTCACTTCGCGGTTCCTACGGCGGCACTTCGGCCCTGCGCGCCGCCGCCGCCTTGCCGGGGCTGTTGCTGGTGCCGGGAGATGGCAATCAGCGCCTCCAGCCCTTGCTACTCGAGGATCTGGCCGAATGCGTTTGCCAGGCTGTCGAGCGCCCGTCCGGCCATGATCGCCCGCTGCCGATCGCCGGCGAGGCGGTTGTTACCGTGCGTGAACTGCTGCAGCTGATGCGTGGCTGGTTGCGCATCTCTCGGGCCCGATTCGAACTGAGACTGCCCGTGGCGCTGGTTTCGGGACTGGCAGGAATCAGCGATCGCTTGCGCCTGCACCCGATCGGGCGGACGACCTGGCGGATGCTCCAGCGCGGCAATGTGGCCGAAACGGCCGCAGCGGGCGCCGTCAAGCAGACGCTGGGCGTGACATTGCGCTCGGTGCCCGAAGTCTTTCGCACCAGCACCAGCTTCGTCCAGGACCGCTGGCACGCCCGACTGAAAAACCTGGCGCCCCTGGCATGGCTTTCGCTGGTGCTGATCTGGCTGTTATCCGGCCTGACCGGCCTGCTGGCCGGGCCCGATCAGTACCAGCCGGTGCTATCGGAAATCGGCCTGCCCGAGTTCGCGCACGCCAGTGCAGCAAAAGCAACTGGCGCCCTCAATCTGGTGCTCGGGCTTGCGCTTGCCCTGCGCTGGCGGCCGCGCCTGGTGCTCTGGCTGATGCTGATCTGCGTGCTCGCCTACACCGGGGTGCTGGGCATCGGCTTGCCGAAACTCTGGCTTGAACTCCTGGGCGGCCTGATCAAGAACGCAGCGGTCCTGGTGGTCATTCTCTTCAGTCTGGCAACGTGCAACGAGCGCTGA
- a CDS encoding AbrB/MazE/SpoVT family DNA-binding domain-containing protein yields MDTVKIGKKGQVSIPRRVLEAAGVEAGSQVVVESDSDGSIRLRPVAIYPIEIYSEERIDEFERENELSDDLERRVRQATKDSR; encoded by the coding sequence ATGGATACCGTCAAGATTGGCAAGAAGGGGCAAGTTTCGATTCCGCGGCGGGTGCTGGAAGCCGCCGGCGTCGAAGCGGGCAGCCAAGTTGTTGTCGAATCCGACTCGGACGGCAGTATCCGCTTGCGTCCGGTCGCCATCTATCCGATCGAGATCTACAGCGAAGAGCGGATAGACGAATTCGAACGCGAGAACGAACTGTCCGACGACCTCGAGCGCCGGGTCCGGCAAGCCACCAAAGATTCCCGTTAG
- a CDS encoding 3'-5' exonuclease produces MRFAAIDFETANRGADSACAVGVVMAEDGRIVHRETHLICPPPGEFVFTYIHGLDRDDVCDAPDFGQVWSGLGPLLEDVDFLAAHNAPFDRRVLLACCDSHGLRLPGLPFECTVALARRVWGIYPTKLPDVCRHLGIPLNHHDAASDADACARIVLAAEQAGWRP; encoded by the coding sequence ATGCGTTTTGCCGCCATCGATTTCGAAACTGCCAACCGCGGCGCCGACAGTGCCTGCGCGGTGGGCGTGGTGATGGCCGAAGATGGCCGTATCGTCCACCGCGAGACCCATCTCATCTGCCCGCCGCCCGGCGAGTTCGTGTTTACCTACATCCACGGCCTGGACCGGGATGACGTGTGCGATGCGCCTGATTTCGGGCAGGTCTGGTCGGGGCTCGGTCCGCTGCTCGAGGACGTCGATTTCCTGGCCGCTCACAACGCCCCCTTTGATAGAAGGGTGCTGCTCGCTTGCTGCGACAGCCATGGCCTGCGCCTGCCGGGCCTGCCCTTCGAATGCACCGTGGCGCTGGCGCGCCGGGTGTGGGGGATCTATCCCACCAAGCTGCCCGACGTCTGCCGCCATCTCGGTATTCCCCTGAACCACCACGACGCCGCATCCGACGCCGACGCCTGCGCCCGGATCGTGCTGGCGGCAGAACAAGCCGGCTGGCGGCCGTAG
- a CDS encoding plasmid maintenance system killer protein, producing the protein MIRSFRCRETRRLFETGKSRRFSAVARIALRKLDQLDNVMQLQSLAIPPGNQLEALKGDRLGQFSIRINQQWRVCFRWSDEGPEDVEIVDYH; encoded by the coding sequence ATGATTCGCAGCTTTCGATGCCGTGAAACCCGCCGATTGTTCGAAACCGGGAAAAGTCGTCGGTTTTCAGCCGTCGCAAGAATTGCATTGCGGAAGCTGGACCAACTCGACAACGTCATGCAGCTGCAGTCGTTGGCGATTCCACCAGGCAATCAACTGGAGGCATTGAAGGGTGACCGACTGGGACAGTTCAGTATCCGTATCAACCAGCAGTGGCGCGTTTGCTTTCGTTGGAGTGACGAAGGCCCCGAAGATGTCGAAATCGTGGACTACCATTGA
- a CDS encoding NAD(P)-dependent alcohol dehydrogenase has translation MTSMRAVVQDGYGAPDKVLHLREVEIPTPAPDEVLVRVRAASVNPDVWHAVSGYPRLMRLMGAGLRRQKQPIPGLDMAGEVTAVGNAVVDFQPGDAVFGETHDRIQWINGGAYAEYVCVPQHVLSLKPENITFEQAGSVPTSGIIALINLRKHLGTKPGQRIVINGAAGGVGSIAIQMARANSAYVVGVDHTTKLDYMRELGADEVMDYTREDVTRLEARFDLIVDVASTLSLSDCRRILEPDGLYVIIGHDHYGVKGRRTLGGIPYFLGFMVRARFDRHLDKSWFETIEKRDAMEALRAMLEAGQLTPIVGRTFPLEEAPAAIQCLQAGQACGRIVIVP, from the coding sequence ATGACGAGCATGCGAGCCGTCGTCCAGGACGGATACGGCGCACCGGACAAGGTGCTGCATCTGCGGGAAGTCGAAATCCCGACGCCCGCGCCGGACGAGGTGCTCGTGCGCGTGCGGGCCGCCTCGGTCAATCCCGACGTGTGGCATGCGGTCAGCGGCTACCCCCGCCTCATGCGTCTGATGGGCGCGGGCCTGCGAAGGCAGAAACAGCCGATCCCCGGCCTGGACATGGCCGGCGAGGTGACGGCGGTGGGGAATGCTGTGGTCGACTTCCAGCCCGGGGATGCGGTGTTCGGCGAAACCCATGACCGGATTCAGTGGATCAACGGCGGCGCCTACGCCGAATACGTGTGCGTGCCGCAGCACGTGTTGTCGCTAAAACCCGAAAACATCACCTTCGAGCAGGCGGGGTCGGTGCCGACCTCCGGAATCATCGCCCTGATCAACCTGCGCAAGCACCTCGGGACAAAGCCGGGGCAGCGCATCGTGATCAACGGCGCGGCCGGCGGTGTGGGCAGCATCGCCATCCAGATGGCCAGGGCCAACAGCGCTTATGTCGTCGGCGTGGACCACACCACCAAGCTCGACTACATGCGAGAGCTGGGTGCCGACGAGGTCATGGACTATACCCGGGAGGACGTTACCCGGCTCGAAGCGCGGTTTGATCTCATCGTCGACGTGGCCTCGACGCTATCGCTTTCCGACTGCAGACGAATACTCGAGCCCGATGGGCTGTACGTCATCATCGGCCACGATCACTACGGGGTAAAAGGACGTCGCACGCTCGGCGGCATACCCTATTTTCTCGGTTTCATGGTGCGGGCGCGGTTCGACCGCCACCTGGACAAGTCGTGGTTCGAGACGATTGAAAAGCGCGATGCCATGGAAGCCCTGCGCGCCATGCTCGAAGCCGGGCAGCTGACGCCGATCGTGGGCAGGACCTTTCCCTTGGAGGAGGCGCCCGCGGCCATCCAGTGCCTGCAGGCAGGGCAGGCGTGCGGGCGGATTGTCATCGTGCCGTAA
- a CDS encoding HNH endonuclease: MPSKMYIGVTDSRWFHFLAERRPDEVNFWIPSPKVGFRALPESGLFLFKLHYPDNFVVGGGFFVRYTRLPLTLAWSAFEEKNGVASSHDFLKALRRFRSDAHPAQNVGCVILAQPFFFPREQWIPAPDNWSRNIVRGKGYSDDSLEGRKLLDAVRERMRAVGEDDDLFTPADEPDRPLRLIRGRLGQGAFRALVTDAYTRRCAISGERTLPVLEAAHIKPYAESGPNRTENGVLLRSDIHKLFDAGYITVTPGRRIEVSRRIREEFENGRDYYRFHGERLVVEPGDPAEKPDSGYLHWHNEHVFRP, translated from the coding sequence ATGCCGAGCAAGATGTACATCGGCGTTACCGATTCCCGGTGGTTTCACTTCCTCGCTGAGCGCCGCCCCGACGAGGTTAATTTCTGGATTCCCAGCCCGAAAGTGGGGTTTCGGGCGCTGCCGGAGAGTGGTTTATTCCTCTTCAAACTGCACTACCCCGATAATTTTGTGGTTGGCGGCGGATTTTTCGTGCGATACACCCGGCTACCTCTGACCCTGGCCTGGAGCGCTTTCGAGGAGAAAAACGGCGTCGCTTCCAGCCACGACTTTCTAAAGGCCTTGCGCCGTTTCCGATCAGATGCCCACCCTGCGCAAAATGTCGGCTGTGTGATCCTCGCCCAGCCCTTCTTCTTCCCCAGAGAGCAGTGGATTCCGGCGCCAGACAACTGGTCCCGGAACATCGTCCGGGGCAAGGGCTACAGTGATGACAGCCTGGAGGGCAGAAAGCTACTTGATGCCGTGCGCGAGCGCATGCGGGCGGTGGGTGAGGACGACGATCTCTTTACTCCGGCGGACGAACCCGATCGGCCGCTCCGGCTGATCCGCGGACGTCTGGGCCAAGGTGCCTTCCGCGCCCTGGTCACCGACGCCTACACTCGCCGATGCGCTATTTCAGGCGAGCGCACACTTCCGGTGCTGGAAGCAGCCCACATTAAACCCTACGCCGAATCCGGCCCCAACCGCACCGAAAACGGCGTGCTGCTGCGCTCCGACATCCACAAGCTTTTTGACGCCGGCTACATCACCGTTACGCCCGGACGGCGCATCGAAGTAAGCCGCCGCATCCGCGAGGAATTCGAGAACGGGCGCGACTACTACCGCTTCCATGGCGAGAGGTTGGTCGTGGAGCCTGGCGATCCCGCGGAAAAGCCGGATTCCGGCTACCTCCACTGGCACAATGAGCACGTTTTTCGCCCATAA
- a CDS encoding PIN domain-containing protein → MRLFLDANILFSAAWSEGAAARLLWNFSRAGRCRMLSSQLAVEEARRNIVLKRPHRLATFERLVAGTVIGREPNEEHLELAGEQRLPSKDIPILAAALAQRAEILVTGDRRDFGHLYHRSISGLTILPLADTVEHLLDGG, encoded by the coding sequence GTGCGTTTGTTCCTGGACGCCAACATCCTGTTTTCGGCGGCCTGGAGCGAAGGCGCGGCGGCACGCCTTTTGTGGAATTTTTCGCGGGCGGGCCGCTGCCGGATGCTCAGCTCCCAGCTGGCCGTTGAGGAAGCGCGCCGCAACATTGTGCTCAAGAGACCGCACCGACTCGCCACCTTCGAGCGCCTGGTAGCTGGCACTGTCATTGGCCGCGAGCCGAACGAAGAACATCTGGAACTCGCCGGTGAACAGCGACTGCCCAGCAAGGACATTCCCATCCTCGCAGCCGCCCTGGCCCAGCGAGCCGAGATCCTCGTCACCGGAGACCGTCGGGACTTCGGTCATCTGTATCATCGCTCCATATCGGGCCTGACGATCCTGCCGCTGGCCGATACGGTCGAGCACCTGCTCGACGGCGGGTAA
- a CDS encoding DUF2269 domain-containing protein — MNTYLAVKWLHIVSATILFGTGLGTAFFMWRAMVSGNIQAITVVAANVVRADTWLTTPAVLIQPLSGIWLAHLLGWPLGTRWIALSLILFVLVGCCWIPVLFIQARVARHTSVLASQDLPVDGEVRRLMRFWYGLGWPAFIAMLAIFYLMVFKPLPD, encoded by the coding sequence ATGAACACCTACCTCGCCGTCAAATGGCTTCATATCGTCTCGGCCACCATTCTGTTCGGCACGGGTCTCGGGACCGCGTTTTTCATGTGGCGGGCCATGGTCAGCGGCAACATCCAGGCAATCACCGTCGTCGCTGCCAACGTCGTGCGGGCCGACACCTGGTTGACCACGCCGGCAGTGCTCATCCAGCCGCTCAGCGGCATCTGGCTGGCCCACCTGCTCGGTTGGCCGCTGGGGACGCGCTGGATTGCACTCAGTCTGATCCTGTTCGTGCTGGTCGGCTGTTGCTGGATCCCGGTACTGTTCATCCAGGCCCGAGTGGCCCGGCACACAAGCGTGCTGGCAAGCCAGGACCTCCCGGTAGACGGCGAAGTCCGCCGACTGATGCGCTTCTGGTACGGCCTGGGCTGGCCGGCGTTCATCGCAATGCTGGCGATCTTCTACCTGATGGTCTTCAAGCCCCTTCCGGATTGA